One window from the genome of Musa acuminata AAA Group cultivar baxijiao chromosome BXJ1-4, Cavendish_Baxijiao_AAA, whole genome shotgun sequence encodes:
- the LOC103982095 gene encoding CASP-like protein 2D1 — translation MGDQAESTLISSNNHQVFRVVGLSLRLAAIPLCAASLWVMATNKQANESYGKVEFSDLPGLRYMVCISAISLGYSVVSILFACLGCVNNDWFFFISDQVVAYLMVTSGSAVAEVLYLAREGDRKASWSEACSYYGRFCDRTKVSLALHLAALLCFIALFLVSSYTVFSKFEAPSVSDSSKGVGE, via the exons ATGGGTGACCAAGCTGAATCCACTCTCATCTCCTCAAACAATCACCAAGTTTTCAGGGTGGTAGGCCTCTCCCTCAGGCTCGCAGCCATACCCCTGTGTGCTGCCTCCCTATGGGTGATGGCGACCAACAAGCAAGCCAATGAATCGTACGGAAAGGTGGAATTCAGCGACCTTCCCGGACTGAG GTACATGGTCTGCATcagtgccatctctcttggatactCCGTCGTTTCGATCCTCTTCGCATGCCTCGGATGCGTCAACAACGACTGGTTCTTCTTCATCTCGGACCAG GTTGTGGCCTATTTGATGGTGACATCGGGGTCTGCGGTGGCCGAGGTGCTCTATCTGGCGCGTGAGGGCGACAGGAAGGCGTCATGGAGTGAAGCGTGCAGCTACTACGGGAGGTTCTGCGACAGGACGAAGGTGTCGTTGGCGCTGCACTTGGCGGCCCTGCTTTGCTTCATCGCTCTATTTCTGGTGTCATCTTACACGGTGTTCAGCAAGTTCGAAGCCCCTTCGGTTTCGGATTCTTCCAAAGGGGTGGGAGAATAG
- the LOC135672690 gene encoding protein S40-7-like has product MADGCEYDEDFEEEEVWAVMPEMKEASPKATRPKDSSRASSSSSSSSATRLLTGARMIPRSSANSEPSGRSLRRSAPVRIPEWPNVYKHGQRQSFGAHGYEDEFHRRGGSHENVDEEEEEDDDRRAPPHEWLAKKMARSQISSSSVFEGAGRTLKGRDLSKVRNAVLIKTGFLE; this is encoded by the coding sequence ATGGCAGATGGGTGCGAGTATGACGAGGACTTTGAGGAAGAGGAGGTTTGGGCTGTTATGCCGGAGATGAAAGAAGCGAGTCCCAAGGCTACAAGACCCAAGGATTCATCTCGtgcatcttcatcttcttcttcttcttctgctacgCGTCTTCTGACTGGTGCAAGAATGATACCCAGGTCCAGTGCTAACTCGGAACCAAGCGGTAGATCCCTCAGACGATCTGCTCCCGTTCGCATCCCTGAGTGGCCCAATGTTTACAAGCATGGTCAGAGACAAAGCTTTGGAGCTCACGGCTACGAGGATGAGTTCCATCGCCGCGGCGGCAGCCATGAGAATGTtgatgaagaggaggaggaggatgatgatcGTAGAGCCCCCCCACATGAATGGCTCGCGAAGAAGATGGCTAGGAGCCAGATCTCGTCCTCCTCGGTCTTTGAAGGGGCAGGGAGAACCCTCAAGGGGAGAGATCTCAGCAAGGTGAGGAATGCTGTGCTTATAAAGACTGGTTTCTTAGAGTAG